The sequence CAGACTATGAATGACTTTGGAAAAAGCACCAGAGAGCGATTCGGATGCCGATTTGGCCGCCGCTTCTGTGGATGCTTCGATCAGGTCGGCAACAGCTTCTGCCTGCGCTAAATCAAGCTTATCGTTCAGAAAGGCGCGTTGTGTAAATTCGCCCGGTTCCGCCATGCGCAGATCAATTTCCTGGCCCGCTTCGAGGCAACGCGCCAGCAACATCTGCATCACGACCGGTCCGCCGTGACCTTGCAATTCCAGCACGTCTTCGCCGGTATAAGAGTGTGGCGCTTTAAAATAGATCGCCAGCCCTTGATCAATAATACCGCCTTCGGCATTTTTGAATGGTAGATAGGTGGCGTGACGTGGCATCAATTGGGCTTCGTCCACGCCGCAGACGGCTTGTATGATTGTGCCCAATTGTTTGCCGGAGATGCGGACGACGCCGATACCACCGCGGCCAGGGGCGGTAGCAATTGCAGCGATAGGAGAGGAATTTAGTGACATTGATGGATTGTACGTTTGATACTTGGCCGATAGTGGTTCGCAGAAACAAAAAAGCCCGTGAATCAATATTCACGGGCTTTTTTACGACAGTGTGTCGCTAACAATCATGCTCAGCGTACCGCTGCTTTGGTTTAGCTCTTGCTTTCCATGTTTTTGGTAATCACCCATTGCTGCGCAATTGACAGCACATTGTTGGTGATCCAGTAGAGCACCAGACCCGATGGGAAGAAGAAGAACATAACCGAGAAAATCAGCGGCATGAACATCATCACTTTAGCTTGCATTGGATCAGGCGGTTTCGGATTCAGCTTGGTTTGGATGAACATGGAAATGGCCATCACAACCGGCAAAATGTAGAAAGGATCTGGTGCAGCCAAATCATGAATCCAGCCGAGCCACGGCGCATTTCGCATTTCCACACTGGCGAGCAATACCCAATATAGAGAAATGAATACCGGAATCTGAATCACGATCGGGAGACAGCCGCCGAGTGGATTGATCTTCTCGGTTTTATACAACTGCATCATTTCCTGATTCATTTTTTGCGGCTCGCCTTTATGACGTTCGCGGATGGCCGTCATTTTCGGCGTGACTTTTTTCATTTTTGCCATACTGCGATAACTTGCCGCCGACAGCGGGAAGAACAATAGCTTGATCATGATTGTCAACGCGATAATGGTCCAACCCCAATTGCCCAGGACTTTATGGATCTTCGTCATCAACCAGAAAATCGGTTTAGCGATGATCGTCAGCCAGCCATAGTCTTTCACCAGTTCCAGGCCTGGGGCAGTGGCCTCAAGCACAGCCGATTCTTCAGGTCCGGAGAACAAGCGTGAATCCATGGTGACGCTGGCACCCGGTGCAATCGTGCCGAGTGGCAGAACGTTACCAATTGCATACAGATTCGTAGCAACTTTTTTGGTGAAAATTTCGCGTGGTGCGTTTTCTGGTGGAATAAATGCTGAAACAAAATAGTGCTGCATGATAGCGAACCAGCCGTCGTTAGACTTGGTTGCATGCTCTGCTTTCTTCTCCTCTATCTTTTCGAAAGCAAATTTCTGAAACTTGTTCGCTTCGGTATAGACTGCCGCACCAGTGAAGGTGTTGACGAAGCGTTGCTCGCCCTCGGGCTTGTTACCGTCACGTACCAATTGCAGATACAACGAAGGCGTGATTGCTGCAGTGCTTTCGTTGGTGATCGTGTGTTTCACATCAATCGCATAATCGCCGCGTTTAAATGTAAAGGTTTTTGTCAGCTTGACGCCACCCTGCGTGGACTCCAGCACCAGTTGAACCTGGTTACCATTATCCAACGACCGGGCACCGGGCAAAGCAACAAAAGTTGATTTGTGGTTGGGGAAGTTGCCACCGATTAAACCAGTGTCGGCCAGGTAAGTGCGCGTAGGGCTTGAATCGAACAACACTAGATTCTTGGTAGGATCAACCGTGTCGCGTTGTTTGAGCAACTCGAGGCGCTTTAATTGACCACCAATTGTGTCGATTTCGGCTTTGACAACATCGGTAGTGATGGTGATCGTTTCGCCTTTTGAAGCGGCTGCCGTATCAGGCACAGCGCTAGCTGGTGAAGCGGTTCCGGCAACACCGGCAGTTTGTGGCACGTCATTGCCAGCCGCGCCAGGAGTCGTTGCACCAGCAACCGGTGTGGAGCCGGCAGCACCGGCAGCGCCCGCAGCAGGTGCTGTCGGATTCGCGTTCGGAAAAAACATTGACGCGTTGCCATTATGACGTTGCCAGTTATCCCAAAGGAACAGCAGCGACAGGGAAAATACAACCCACAGGACGGTACGTTTGATATCCATAAGAGTAGTTCTCTAAGATTCAGGAATGGCTGCATCCGCATGGTCGTTCAGCGGAAGTTGCAGAGGGTTTGGCAGAGGATGCACAGGATGCGGCGGACGCAGACGGAGAGGATGGTACCGGATCGATTCCACCAGCGTGCCATGGATGACATTTTCCCAGCCGACAGGCGGCCAGAATGCTGCCCTTTAAGGCACCATGTGTACGAATTGCTTCGGCAGCGTAATCGGAACAGCTTGGATAAAAACGACAGTTCTGGCCCAAAAATGGGCTTATTCCCAATTTGTAACATCGCAACAGGAACAGTAAAGTCGCTTTCATGATTGCTTTCCGCATCTCTTTCGGCATCTTATTTTGTAGCACTTTTGA is a genomic window of Glaciimonas sp. CA11.2 containing:
- the yidC gene encoding membrane protein insertase YidC, which translates into the protein MDIKRTVLWVVFSLSLLFLWDNWQRHNGNASMFFPNANPTAPAAGAAGAAGSTPVAGATTPGAAGNDVPQTAGVAGTASPASAVPDTAAASKGETITITTDVVKAEIDTIGGQLKRLELLKQRDTVDPTKNLVLFDSSPTRTYLADTGLIGGNFPNHKSTFVALPGARSLDNGNQVQLVLESTQGGVKLTKTFTFKRGDYAIDVKHTITNESTAAITPSLYLQLVRDGNKPEGEQRFVNTFTGAAVYTEANKFQKFAFEKIEEKKAEHATKSNDGWFAIMQHYFVSAFIPPENAPREIFTKKVATNLYAIGNVLPLGTIAPGASVTMDSRLFSGPEESAVLEATAPGLELVKDYGWLTIIAKPIFWLMTKIHKVLGNWGWTIIALTIMIKLLFFPLSAASYRSMAKMKKVTPKMTAIRERHKGEPQKMNQEMMQLYKTEKINPLGGCLPIVIQIPVFISLYWVLLASVEMRNAPWLGWIHDLAAPDPFYILPVVMAISMFIQTKLNPKPPDPMQAKVMMFMPLIFSVMFFFFPSGLVLYWITNNVLSIAQQWVITKNMESKS
- the yidD gene encoding membrane protein insertion efficiency factor YidD, producing the protein MKATLLFLLRCYKLGISPFLGQNCRFYPSCSDYAAEAIRTHGALKGSILAACRLGKCHPWHAGGIDPVPSSPSASAASCASSAKPSATSAERPCGCSHS